The nucleotide sequence CGGTCACGGGAGCGGTCGCCGTTGCGGGCAGTGGGGGCCGCGGGCTCGTCCTGCGAGCGGGCTTTCTCGCGCTCTTTTTCCTGCTGCGCCACCAGGCGCGCGCGGCTGCCGCTGCGTTTGCGCTTGGCGGCATCCGGCGCGGGCGCGGCAGCGCCGGCGCGCTTGCCCAGGGTCAGCGTTTTGCGCGGGCGATCGGGATCGTCGACGGACATGTAGCGGGAAAATCCAGGAGTCTAGAAAGGCTTGACCACGACCAGCGCCACCACGATGAAGAGCAGCAGCACGGATATTTCGTTGAACCAGCGGTAGAAGGTGTGCGTGCGCGTGTTGCGGCCTTGCTCGAATTTGCGCAGCATGACGCCACAGGCGTGATGGTAGCCGATGATCAACAGCACGAAGAACAGCTTGGCGTGCATCCAGCCGTTGCCCGGTCCCATGCCGATGCCGTAGCCGATATACAGCCACAGCCCGAAAACGACGGCGATGACGGCCAGCAGCGTGGTAAAGCGGAACAGGCGCCGCGCCATGCCGAGCAGTACCGCGCGGACCGCCGGCTCGTCCTGCTGCGCCAGGTTCACATAGATGCGCGGCAGGTAGAACAAGCCGGCGAACCAGGCGGCGATGAAGACGATGTGCAGGGTCTTGATCCAGAGCATGGGCCGTTACCTCGGAAAAAAGAGGCATTGTAGGGTAGGGCAGCGGGCTGGCACGCCCGCATGCCCATTCCCCGGCCGCCGGGGTCAGCCGCGCAACTGCCCTTCGCCCGTCAGCACCCACTTATAGGTGGTCAGGCCCTCCAGCCCCACCGGCCCGCGGGCGTGCAGGCGGTTGGTGGAGATGCCGATCTCGGATCCCAGGCCGTACTCGTAGCCGTCGGCGAACACGGTGGGCAGATTCACATAGACGGAGCTGGAGTCGACCTCGCGCTGGAAGCGCTGCGCCGCGCCCAGGTCTTCGGTGACGATGGCGTCGGTATGGCCGGAGCCCCAGCGTCCGATGTGCTCGATGGCCTCGTCCAGGCTGTCGACGATGCGCACGGCCAGGATGGGCCCCAGGAATTCCTCGGCCCAGTCGGCGTCCGTGGCGGGCTTGGCGGCCGGCACCAGTTCGCGTGTGCGCGGGCAGCCTCGCAGCTCCACGCCATGGGCGATGTAGGCGTCCGCCAAGCGGGGCAGGATGGCGCCGGCGACCGCGCCATGCACCAGCAGCGTCTCCATCGAGCCGCACACGCCGTAGCGGTAGGTCTTGGCGTTGTAGGCGATGGCATGGGCCTTTCGGGCATCCGCCGCGGCATCGATATAGACGTGGCAATTGCCGTCCAGGTGCTTGATGACGGGCACGCGCGCTTCGGCGCTGACCCGCTGGATCAGGCTCTTGCCGCCGCGCGGCACGATGACGTCGACATGTTCCGTCATGGTGATGAGCTTGCCCACCGCCGCGCGATCGGCGGTGTCCACCACCTGGACCGCATGGGCGGGCAGGCCGGCGGTCTCCAGGCCGTGGCGCACGATGGCGGCGAGCGCCAGATTGGAACGCAGCGCTTCGCTGCCGCCGCGCAGGATGGCCGCATTGCCCGATTTCAGGCACAGGGCCGCCGCGTCGATGGTCACGTTGGGACGGGATTCGTAGATGATGCCGATGACGCCCAGCGGCACGCGCATCTGCGCCACGCGCATGCCGTTGGGGCGCACGCTGGTGGGGCCGATGCTGCCGACCGGATCCGGCAGCGCGGCGACCTGGCGCAGGCCGTCCGCCATCAGGTCCAGCGTTTTGTCGGAGAGGGCAAGTCGATCCAGCAGCGCCGGGCTCAGGCCCGTCTCGCGCGCGGCATCGATGTCCTGGCGGTTGGCGGATTTCAGGCTGTCGCGGCCGTCGGCGATGGCGTCGGCCATGGCCGTCAGGGCGCGCGCTTTCGCCGCGCCGCTGGCGCGCATCATCTCGCGCGCGGCGCGCCGGGCGTTCTCGCCCAGGGCGAGCATGGCAAGTTCTACGTTTTGCGTGGACATGGCAGTCGGTATGTCGATCCGGGACGCAGGCGTTTCGGCATCCGCGGGGAACTTGCTAGTGTATCCGTTCACGCGCCGGCTGCCGCGTGCGTCGGCTGGCCTGCGGGCGCCTCAGGACTCGCGCCGGCCCGCGGCGGCGACGCGCAGGGCCAGTCGGGTCATTTCTTCCCAAGGATCGGACAGCCGGCCAGGCACCGCCAGGCCCTTGATGATGCGATCTACATCGTGGGCGTGCTGCACGGCGGCCGGCCAGGCGCGCGCCGGGACACGCGACAGGGCCTGCAGCGCCAGGCGTTCGTGCGCGCCGAAGATGCGCAGGCGCCGCATGACCGCGCCGCTGTCCTGTCCGCTGGCGCGGGCCTGGGCGACACGGGCCAGGACGCGAATTTCTTCGCCCACCGCCCACAGCACCAGGGGCAGGGCTTCGCCTTCCGCGCGCAGGCCATCGAGCATCCGTACCGTGCGGCCGACGTCGCCGGCCAGCATGGCGTCGCGCAGTCCGAAGACGTCATAGCGCGCGACGTTCAGTACCGCGCGTTCGACGGCCTCGGCCTCCAGCGCGCCCTCGGGATACAGCAGGCCCAGTTTCTGGATTTCCTGGTGCGCCGCCAGCAGATTGCCTTCGACCTTGTCTGCCATCCATTGCAGGGTGGCGGCATCGGCCCGCTGGTTCTGGCGTGCCAGCCGTTCGCCTATCCACGCTGGCAGGCGGCCGCGTTCGATATTGGGGATGTCGACCACGGTGCCGCGGGACAGGGCCGCCATCCAGCGGCTTTCCCGGGTGGCCTTGTCCAGCCGCGGCAGGCCGACGGCGATGATGGTGTCGGGATCGCCGCCGCCGGGGTCCGCCTGTTCGGCCAGCCGGGCCAGCATGTCGGCGCCGGCCTTGCCGGGCTTGCCGGTGGGGATCTTGAGTTCCAGCAGGCGGCGGTCGCCGAACAGCGATACGGTCTGCGTGGCGGCGACCACCGCGCTCCAGTCGCTGCGCGCGTCCATCACCATGGAAGTGCGCTCCGTGTAGCCGGCCGCGCGCGCGGCGGCGCGCAGCGCGTCCATGGCTTCGGTCACCAGCAGGGGTTCGTCGCCGCTGATGGTGTACAGGGGCGACAACTTGCCGCCTGCGCGCCGCAGGTGGTCGGCGAAGCGGTCCGCATCCAGGGGCTGGGCCATGGGCGATCAGTACTGCATATCGTCGTCGGGGCTGGGCGGGCCGTTGGTGATGCTGGGACGGTTCCAGGGCAGGCGGTCGGACTGCTGCGGGGGAGGCGCGGTGTCGTACACCGGGCCCGTGTCCTCGCCCGGCTTGGCGTGTTCCAGTCTTTGGGCGGCAAGGCGCACGTCCGGCGCCGTCAGGCGGCGCACGATGCGGCTGACCAGGCTTTGCTCCATGTTGCGGTACAGGCTTTCGGCCTGGCCTTCCTTGGCCTGCACGACCTGGTCGTTGTAGGGCATCTCCCGGTAGGTTTCCAGCGTCGTGTCCGGCAGCAGGGCGCGGCCCTTGCTGTCGATCACGCGGAAAGTGAACACCAGGCCCAGTTCGTATTCCTCGACCCGGCCCTGGGCGT is from Bordetella bronchialis and encodes:
- a CDS encoding CopD family protein, coding for MLWIKTLHIVFIAAWFAGLFYLPRIYVNLAQQDEPAVRAVLLGMARRLFRFTTLLAVIAVVFGLWLYIGYGIGMGPGNGWMHAKLFFVLLIIGYHHACGVMLRKFEQGRNTRTHTFYRWFNEISVLLLFIVVALVVVKPF
- a CDS encoding glutamate-5-semialdehyde dehydrogenase, translating into MSTQNVELAMLALGENARRAAREMMRASGAAKARALTAMADAIADGRDSLKSANRQDIDAARETGLSPALLDRLALSDKTLDLMADGLRQVAALPDPVGSIGPTSVRPNGMRVAQMRVPLGVIGIIYESRPNVTIDAAALCLKSGNAAILRGGSEALRSNLALAAIVRHGLETAGLPAHAVQVVDTADRAAVGKLITMTEHVDVIVPRGGKSLIQRVSAEARVPVIKHLDGNCHVYIDAAADARKAHAIAYNAKTYRYGVCGSMETLLVHGAVAGAILPRLADAYIAHGVELRGCPRTRELVPAAKPATDADWAEEFLGPILAVRIVDSLDEAIEHIGRWGSGHTDAIVTEDLGAAQRFQREVDSSSVYVNLPTVFADGYEYGLGSEIGISTNRLHARGPVGLEGLTTYKWVLTGEGQLRG
- the holA gene encoding DNA polymerase III subunit delta; translated protein: MAQPLDADRFADHLRRAGGKLSPLYTISGDEPLLVTEAMDALRAAARAAGYTERTSMVMDARSDWSAVVAATQTVSLFGDRRLLELKIPTGKPGKAGADMLARLAEQADPGGGDPDTIIAVGLPRLDKATRESRWMAALSRGTVVDIPNIERGRLPAWIGERLARQNQRADAATLQWMADKVEGNLLAAHQEIQKLGLLYPEGALEAEAVERAVLNVARYDVFGLRDAMLAGDVGRTVRMLDGLRAEGEALPLVLWAVGEEIRVLARVAQARASGQDSGAVMRRLRIFGAHERLALQALSRVPARAWPAAVQHAHDVDRIIKGLAVPGRLSDPWEEMTRLALRVAAAGRRES
- the lptE gene encoding LPS assembly lipoprotein LptE, with amino-acid sequence MNFARQGNRPVGVAGRGQGWNGYRGGLRVASLALLLLLSACGFQMRGTTPLPFDSLYVGIPPNSRFGAEVRRAIEAASPDTKLVAAPKEAEAQLQQIRNSRSMREVSLNAQGRVEEYELGLVFTFRVIDSKGRALLPDTTLETYREMPYNDQVVQAKEGQAESLYRNMEQSLVSRIVRRLTAPDVRLAAQRLEHAKPGEDTGPVYDTAPPPQQSDRLPWNRPSITNGPPSPDDDMQY